The following coding sequences lie in one Mucilaginibacter sp. KACC 22773 genomic window:
- a CDS encoding FMN-dependent NADH-azoreductase, which produces MKHILHLKSSIQGASSYSIKLGNAIVTKIQDKYLGSTLEELNLADIEIPHLNAAELRSFFIPKDQLTSEDVESIRLSDELVKQLFAADIIVIGAPLINFTIHSALKAWIDHVTRPGITFGYGENGPIGMVTGKKVYVAMSSGGVYSEGPGKANDFVAPYLKAFLGFLGMTDLTVFRAEGLKVPGVKEHAMEQALDSIKID; this is translated from the coding sequence ATGAAACATATCCTTCATTTAAAGTCAAGCATCCAGGGTGCATCATCGTATAGCATTAAGCTGGGTAATGCCATCGTCACAAAAATTCAGGACAAATATCTGGGCAGTACCCTGGAAGAATTAAACCTGGCAGACATCGAAATTCCGCACCTAAATGCTGCCGAACTTCGCTCATTTTTTATTCCAAAAGATCAGCTGACGTCAGAAGACGTGGAATCCATCCGCCTGTCTGATGAACTGGTTAAACAGTTGTTTGCTGCAGATATCATCGTTATTGGCGCCCCGCTGATTAACTTCACCATCCACTCTGCCCTAAAGGCCTGGATTGATCATGTCACCAGGCCCGGGATCACTTTTGGGTATGGGGAAAATGGCCCTATCGGAATGGTAACCGGGAAAAAAGTTTATGTGGCCATGTCTTCGGGAGGTGTTTATTCAGAAGGCCCGGGAAAAGCCAACGACTTTGTTGCCCCCTACTTAAAAGCGTTCCTTGGTTTTTTAGGGATGACAGACCTGACAGTGTTCCGTGCCGAAGGATTAAAAGTTCCAGGCGTTAAGGAGCACGCTATGGAGCAAGCGCTTGACAGTATAAAAATTGATTAG
- a CDS encoding ArsR/SmtB family transcription factor, with protein MDQLEIFKALSNKTRLQILQWLKEPELNFPSQQEYGFANGVCVGQIQAKAGLTQSTVSEYLALMQRTGLVTATRVGQWTYYKRNEEAFAALSKLVQSDL; from the coding sequence ATGGATCAGTTAGAGATATTTAAGGCGCTATCAAACAAAACCCGGCTGCAAATTTTGCAATGGCTTAAAGAGCCCGAGCTTAATTTTCCTTCCCAGCAGGAATATGGGTTTGCCAATGGCGTTTGCGTTGGTCAAATTCAGGCCAAGGCCGGGCTTACACAATCTACCGTATCAGAGTACCTGGCATTAATGCAGCGCACCGGGCTGGTTACGGCTACCCGTGTTGGGCAGTGGACTTACTACAAACGAAACGAAGAAGCCTTTGCAGCTTTAAGTAAACTGGTACAATCGGATTTATAA
- a CDS encoding winged helix-turn-helix transcriptional regulator → MKVIKNEIIPGKTECQHSLKNVLDALYVLNGKWKLPLILSLVQSPKRFNEIQHEITGISSKVLANELKDLELNDFITRNVYPSTPVSIIYEATAYSRTLKNVLAELSAWGEQHREKVKQSMRKQAGVQKQSLIN, encoded by the coding sequence ATGAAAGTGATTAAAAATGAAATAATTCCGGGTAAGACAGAGTGCCAACACTCACTTAAAAACGTGCTCGACGCGCTGTACGTTTTGAACGGAAAATGGAAGCTGCCTTTGATACTTTCCCTGGTACAATCGCCCAAACGTTTTAATGAAATTCAGCATGAAATTACCGGCATATCTTCCAAAGTATTAGCCAATGAACTAAAAGACCTGGAGCTGAATGATTTCATCACGCGTAACGTATACCCCAGCACCCCGGTAAGCATTATTTATGAAGCAACCGCATACAGCCGTACTTTAAAAAATGTTTTGGCCGAGCTAAGCGCCTGGGGCGAGCAACACCGCGAAAAAGTAAAGCAAAGCATGCGGAAACAAGCCGGGGTACAAAAACAATCACTTATAAATTGA
- a CDS encoding NADH:flavin oxidoreductase, translated as MSTNNTLFRPFSLKSLNIKNRIVMAPMTRSFSPNGVPTADVAAYYRKRAEGEVGLILSEGTVIDRVSSSNDPNIPHFYGTEALAGWQDVINGVHAAGGAMGPQIWHMGIMDNHRSGWVPSQPFEGPSGLNRPGNTNGNTMTDADIADTIAAFGRAAADAKRLGFDCVEIHGAHGYLIDQFFWDGTNQRTDVYGGKTLPERSRFAVEVIKEVRKQVGEDFAIIIRLSQWKPADYNNLLAKTPQELEAWLNPMADAGVDIFHCSQRRFWETDFEGSDLNFAGWAKKVTGKATITVGSVGLDGEFLAAFGGASSNPSSLDELLRRMDRGDFDLVAVGRPLLADPHWVQKIRDNRTEELKGFSKEALAQLV; from the coding sequence ATGAGCACTAATAACACCTTGTTCAGGCCGTTTAGCCTGAAATCGTTAAATATCAAAAACCGCATAGTAATGGCACCCATGACGCGCTCATTTTCGCCAAACGGTGTACCAACTGCCGATGTTGCAGCCTATTACCGCAAACGCGCCGAAGGTGAAGTGGGCTTGATACTGTCTGAAGGCACAGTTATCGATAGGGTATCGTCATCAAATGATCCTAACATCCCCCACTTTTATGGTACCGAAGCTTTGGCCGGCTGGCAAGATGTGATTAACGGTGTGCATGCCGCCGGCGGCGCTATGGGCCCACAGATTTGGCATATGGGCATTATGGATAATCACCGCTCAGGCTGGGTGCCATCGCAGCCATTTGAAGGGCCGTCGGGCTTAAACAGGCCGGGGAACACCAATGGCAACACTATGACCGATGCTGATATTGCCGATACCATTGCCGCATTTGGCCGTGCTGCCGCCGATGCCAAAAGATTAGGCTTTGACTGTGTTGAAATTCATGGTGCGCACGGCTACCTCATCGACCAGTTTTTTTGGGATGGTACTAACCAACGGACCGACGTTTACGGCGGTAAAACCCTGCCCGAACGTAGCCGTTTTGCAGTTGAAGTAATTAAAGAAGTAAGGAAACAAGTTGGCGAGGATTTTGCTATCATCATCCGCCTGTCGCAATGGAAACCGGCCGATTATAACAACCTGCTTGCAAAAACCCCACAGGAATTAGAAGCATGGTTAAACCCGATGGCCGATGCCGGTGTGGATATTTTCCATTGCTCGCAACGCCGTTTCTGGGAAACTGATTTTGAAGGATCGGACCTTAACTTTGCAGGCTGGGCCAAAAAAGTAACAGGTAAAGCAACCATTACCGTTGGTTCGGTTGGTTTAGATGGTGAGTTTTTGGCTGCCTTTGGTGGCGCAAGCTCAAACCCAAGCTCGTTAGACGAATTGCTGCGCCGCATGGACCGTGGGGATTTTGACCTGGTAGCCGTTGGCCGCCCCCTATTGGCCGACCCACACTGGGTACAAAAGATCCGCGATAACCGCACCGAAGAGCTGAAAGGTTTTAGCAAAGAAGCTCTGGCGCAATTGGTGTAA